A single Deltaproteobacteria bacterium DNA region contains:
- a CDS encoding hydroxylamine oxidoreductase → MRRYLFTTILTAVAAGLLLTAGSMVAWAQSAKNMPKVKEFRLERSMSKEAVACIECHKRENPGIFGDWAHSRHASANVTCYDCHKAEEFDPDVSQNHYKQYERSDQPYGKKEYRVPVAAVVTPKDCSRCHPDEAKQYARSKHANTKEIIWKIDPWLNKGMNSDLERTTACFYCHGTEVKMKDGKLDPMTWPNVGVGRINLDGSKGSCTSCHTRHRFSVMEARKPEACGQCHLGPDHPQIEIYMESKHGDIYTAFGDTYNWNAAPGTWTPGVDYRAPTCAACHMSGSGTVLTSHDVTERLAWESQAPLSVRPENFKPFPAKVNHEVERQKMEAICMQCHGDDWVENHFLRYDQVNEAYNEIYFKPAKKMLDELYAKGLLDKSKFFDERPEWEFYELWHHEGRRARFGAAMMAPDYTWWHGFYECKKRYIHFMEGAQGLIKDNKKAYKATDFPAATGNTTRPVEIFGKAK, encoded by the coding sequence ATGAGAAGGTATCTTTTCACCACGATTCTGACCGCAGTAGCCGCTGGCTTGCTGCTGACTGCCGGCAGTATGGTGGCATGGGCACAGTCTGCCAAGAACATGCCAAAAGTGAAGGAGTTTCGCCTAGAGAGAAGCATGTCCAAGGAGGCCGTCGCCTGTATCGAATGCCACAAGCGGGAAAATCCAGGCATCTTCGGAGACTGGGCGCACAGCAGACATGCCAGCGCCAATGTGACCTGCTACGACTGCCACAAGGCAGAAGAGTTTGACCCTGACGTCAGCCAGAATCACTACAAACAGTACGAACGGAGTGATCAACCTTACGGCAAAAAGGAATACCGCGTACCTGTAGCCGCTGTCGTCACTCCCAAAGACTGCTCCCGCTGTCATCCCGACGAGGCCAAACAATATGCGAGGAGCAAGCACGCCAACACCAAAGAGATAATCTGGAAGATAGACCCCTGGCTCAACAAGGGCATGAACAGTGATCTAGAGCGCACCACTGCCTGCTTTTACTGTCACGGCACAGAAGTAAAAATGAAAGACGGCAAACTGGACCCCATGACCTGGCCCAATGTGGGAGTGGGCCGAATCAACCTGGATGGCAGCAAAGGCAGCTGCACCAGTTGTCATACCAGACACCGTTTCTCAGTTATGGAGGCCAGAAAGCCGGAAGCCTGTGGCCAGTGCCACCTGGGTCCAGACCACCCGCAGATCGAGATCTACATGGAGTCGAAGCACGGTGACATTTACACGGCATTTGGTGACACCTACAACTGGAATGCCGCCCCGGGAACCTGGACTCCTGGAGTGGATTACCGGGCACCCACATGCGCTGCCTGTCATATGTCGGGCTCGGGCACGGTTCTTACCAGCCATGATGTCACTGAGAGACTCGCCTGGGAATCCCAGGCTCCCCTGTCAGTGAGACCGGAAAATTTCAAGCCTTTCCCTGCTAAAGTCAACCATGAGGTTGAACGGCAGAAGATGGAAGCAATCTGCATGCAGTGTCATGGTGATGACTGGGTGGAAAACCACTTCCTGAGATATGATCAGGTGAACGAAGCCTACAACGAAATCTATTTCAAACCCGCCAAGAAAATGCTGGACGAGTTGTACGCCAAGGGTCTGCTGGACAAGAGCAAGTTCTTTGATGAAAGACCAGAATGGGAGTTTTACGAATTGTGGCACCATGAAGGCCGGCGGGCCCGTTTCGGTGCGGCTATGATGGCGCCGGATTACACCTGGTGGCACGGCTTCTATGAGTGCAAGAAACGATATATCCATTTCATGGAAGGAGCTCAGGGTCTGATAAAAGACAACAAGAAGGCCTACAAGGCCACAGATTTCCCGGCCGCTACCGGGAATACTACCAGACCTGTGGAGATCTTCGGCAAGGCCAAGTAA
- a CDS encoding ABC transporter ATP-binding protein: MATSEVIIRLKEVSFGYPGNPEDAPVLQQVNLELERGQRVGLVGANGSGKTTLFHLIMGLLKPSKGEVEIFGRKRVEEKDFREVRSRIGLLFQDPDDQLFCPTVAEDVAFGPLNLGKTQEEALAIVKQVLAELGLQGFEQRLTYKLSGGEKQLVALATVLAMQPEVLILDEPSTGLDEHTVDRLVHILENSQLTYLVASHNRDFLARTTDVIYRLAEGRIYKTALP, from the coding sequence ATGGCTACCTCTGAGGTGATTATTAGATTGAAAGAAGTCTCTTTTGGCTACCCGGGCAATCCCGAGGATGCCCCTGTGTTGCAACAGGTGAATCTGGAGCTCGAGCGTGGTCAACGTGTGGGCCTCGTTGGTGCGAACGGCAGTGGCAAGACGACCCTTTTTCATCTCATCATGGGGCTGCTCAAACCGAGTAAAGGGGAGGTGGAGATTTTCGGCAGAAAAAGAGTCGAGGAAAAGGATTTCCGAGAAGTTCGCAGCAGAATAGGGCTGCTCTTTCAGGACCCAGACGACCAGCTTTTCTGTCCGACCGTTGCTGAAGATGTGGCTTTTGGTCCGCTCAATCTTGGCAAGACCCAGGAGGAAGCTCTGGCAATCGTCAAGCAGGTGCTTGCCGAGCTTGGCCTGCAAGGCTTTGAACAGCGGTTGACCTACAAACTCTCGGGAGGGGAGAAACAGCTTGTTGCGCTGGCCACGGTGCTGGCCATGCAACCAGAGGTGCTCATTCTGGACGAACCGAGTACGGGACTGGATGAACACACCGTGGATCGCCTGGTGCATATACTGGAAAATTCGCAGCTAACCTATCTTGTGGCCTCCCACAACAGGGATTTTCTGGCAAGGACGACAGATGTAATCTACCGGCTGGCAGAGGGCAGGATTTACAAAACGGCCCTGCCCTGA
- the cbiQ gene encoding cobalt ECF transporter T component CbiQ encodes MHLDNFAEGESIIHYLDPRIKIIVAALFSFLIALADRPACLLGACCFAVVMLVVARLPLKPVIYRLVAVNTFILFLWFFLPFSTEGEILFKLGPLHATREGVMQALLITVKSNIILVALITLLTTIPIFTLGHALSHLSVPDKLIHLFFFSIRYLQVLHQEYERLRNAMKIRGFTPGTNLHTYRSYAYLLGMLMVMSFDRADRIRKAMLCRGFHGKFYVLSHFHLHRRDVLVGAVLLSLVGIMALLQWLPLR; translated from the coding sequence TTGCACCTCGACAACTTCGCCGAAGGCGAGTCGATCATCCACTATCTGGATCCCAGAATCAAGATCATTGTAGCAGCTCTCTTTTCTTTTCTAATTGCCCTGGCTGACAGGCCAGCCTGTTTGCTCGGGGCCTGCTGCTTCGCGGTGGTAATGCTTGTTGTGGCCAGGCTGCCATTGAAACCGGTAATTTACCGGCTCGTCGCTGTAAACACTTTCATCTTGTTTTTGTGGTTCTTCCTTCCTTTTAGCACTGAGGGTGAGATACTCTTCAAACTTGGCCCGCTGCATGCTACCAGAGAAGGAGTAATGCAGGCTCTGCTCATAACGGTCAAATCCAATATAATCCTTGTCGCTCTAATCACTTTGCTCACCACCATACCCATCTTCACTCTTGGTCATGCTTTGAGCCATCTGTCGGTTCCGGACAAGTTGATTCATCTGTTCTTCTTCAGTATCCGCTACCTGCAGGTGCTTCATCAAGAATACGAACGACTTCGAAACGCCATGAAAATCAGGGGATTCACTCCGGGCACCAATCTTCATACTTACAGAAGCTACGCCTATCTGCTGGGCATGCTCATGGTCATGAGTTTCGATAGGGCTGATCGGATTCGAAAAGCAATGCTTTGCCGCGGTTTCCACGGAAAGTTTTACGTGCTCAGTCACTTTCATCTTCACAGACGCGATGTGCTGGTGGGAGCGGTATTGCTGTCACTCGTTGGTATAATGGCTTTGTTGCAATGGCTACCTCTGAGGTGA
- a CDS encoding heavy-metal-associated domain-containing protein, with amino-acid sequence MEKKTFQVPNITCGHCVMSIQRELKEVPGINSVEGNPATRQITVQWQEPATLEKIKETLAEINYPAAE; translated from the coding sequence ATGGAAAAAAAGACTTTTCAGGTACCAAACATTACCTGTGGTCATTGCGTTATGAGCATCCAGAGGGAGCTCAAAGAAGTGCCCGGGATCAACAGCGTTGAAGGTAATCCAGCAACCAGACAGATTACCGTACAATGGCAGGAGCCTGCTACTCTAGAGAAAATCAAGGAAACCCTTGCAGAAATCAATTATCCTGCAGCAGAGTGA
- a CDS encoding copper-translocating P-type ATPase has translation MAAETVTLPLTGMTCVNCALNIERLLRKLEGVTAVKVNFAAEDATVTYEKSIVRLEQIVQKIRDTGYDVATARVDLPITGMTCANCAMNIERTLQKKAVGVVQASVNFATEVATIEYIPSVTSISELGEIIRDLGYDVVMAEEGDLPEDVEQQARRAEIATQTRKFFIGLIFTVPLFFVSMARDFGLLGSWSQGLWVNWLFLALATPVQFYTGWDYYVGGWKSLKHGSANMDVLVAMGSSVAYFYSLAVLLFPAVGQHVYFETSAVIITLIKLGKMLEARAKGRTGDAIRKLIGLRPKTARILVGEEEKEVPLSQVQVDDIVLVRPGEKIPVDGIILDGRSAIDESMLTGESLPVDKGPGDTVVGATMNTHGFLKFRATKVGKDTALAQIIQLVREAQGSRAPIQDIADRVAALFVPAVIGIALVTFIIWLAAAGDLAQAMIRLVAVLIISCPCAFGLATPTAIMAGTGKGAEKGILFRNSEALEKATKLDLIILDKTGTMTRGKPTVTDLVSLNGSSVVNEDLELLKLAGSVERGSEHPIGRAITREAEIRGITLIEPADFQAAGGQGVQARLADRMVYVGKPGWFEEMGVDLARGAELIRTLQAEGKTVMAVCVDMQFAGLIAVCDSLKPETKEALAELRRQGLKVVMLTGDTMQTARAIASQVEVDDIYAEVQPQDKIQKVKELQDQGSLVGMVGDGINDAPALAQADVGVAIGTGTDVAMETADVILASGSLLGIPRIIELSRKTMKTVRQNLFWAFFYNVTLIPIAAGILFPFPSLPGFLRHLNPMLAAFAMAFSSVTVVSNSLRLYRSKIH, from the coding sequence ATGGCCGCAGAAACTGTCACCTTGCCCCTGACGGGTATGACGTGTGTCAACTGTGCTTTGAATATCGAAAGGCTGCTGCGAAAGCTTGAAGGTGTCACTGCAGTAAAGGTCAACTTTGCTGCCGAGGATGCCACGGTAACCTATGAAAAGTCCATCGTTCGTCTCGAGCAGATAGTACAGAAAATAAGAGATACTGGCTATGATGTGGCCACTGCCAGGGTGGACTTGCCTATCACAGGGATGACGTGCGCCAACTGTGCCATGAATATCGAGAGAACTTTGCAAAAAAAGGCAGTCGGCGTGGTGCAGGCCTCCGTCAATTTTGCCACTGAAGTGGCAACCATTGAATATATACCTTCGGTTACCTCTATCAGCGAATTGGGCGAGATAATCCGTGACCTCGGCTATGACGTGGTCATGGCTGAGGAGGGCGATTTACCAGAAGACGTTGAACAGCAGGCACGCCGCGCTGAGATAGCAACACAGACACGCAAGTTCTTCATCGGCCTCATTTTTACTGTTCCCCTGTTTTTCGTGAGCATGGCACGCGATTTTGGCCTCCTTGGAAGCTGGAGTCAGGGGCTCTGGGTAAACTGGTTATTCCTGGCCCTGGCCACCCCGGTACAGTTCTACACAGGCTGGGATTACTACGTGGGCGGCTGGAAGAGCTTGAAACACGGCAGCGCCAACATGGACGTGCTGGTGGCAATGGGTTCATCCGTAGCCTATTTCTATTCACTGGCAGTACTTCTTTTTCCTGCTGTCGGGCAGCACGTCTACTTTGAAACCTCAGCAGTAATTATCACCCTCATCAAGCTCGGCAAGATGTTGGAAGCTAGAGCCAAGGGCCGCACTGGTGATGCCATTCGCAAGCTTATAGGGTTGCGGCCGAAAACAGCCAGAATTCTGGTGGGGGAAGAGGAGAAGGAAGTTCCACTCAGCCAAGTGCAGGTTGATGACATTGTACTGGTGCGTCCAGGCGAGAAGATTCCTGTTGACGGTATCATACTCGACGGCCGCTCCGCCATTGACGAGTCTATGCTTACAGGAGAATCCCTGCCAGTAGACAAAGGACCTGGGGACACGGTGGTCGGCGCCACCATGAACACTCACGGCTTCCTCAAGTTCAGGGCCACCAAGGTGGGCAAGGATACCGCTCTTGCCCAGATTATCCAGCTCGTTCGGGAAGCCCAGGGAAGTAGGGCTCCAATCCAGGATATTGCAGATCGGGTTGCTGCCCTCTTTGTGCCAGCGGTTATTGGTATTGCGCTTGTCACCTTTATTATATGGCTGGCTGCTGCTGGCGACCTTGCCCAGGCAATGATTCGCCTGGTAGCGGTTCTCATTATCTCCTGTCCCTGCGCCTTTGGCCTGGCAACTCCCACTGCCATCATGGCAGGCACGGGCAAAGGGGCTGAAAAGGGTATCCTTTTCAGGAATAGCGAAGCACTGGAAAAAGCTACCAAACTGGATCTGATCATACTGGACAAGACTGGAACTATGACTAGAGGCAAACCAACAGTAACTGATCTCGTTTCACTCAACGGTTCTTCTGTCGTCAACGAGGATCTGGAGCTTTTGAAGCTGGCAGGCTCGGTGGAAAGGGGATCCGAGCACCCCATAGGGCGGGCGATCACTCGCGAGGCTGAAATCAGAGGAATTACCCTCATTGAACCGGCCGATTTTCAAGCTGCAGGTGGTCAGGGAGTACAGGCCCGACTTGCGGACAGGATGGTATATGTGGGAAAGCCTGGTTGGTTCGAAGAGATGGGAGTAGACCTTGCCAGGGGTGCCGAACTCATTAGAACACTCCAGGCAGAAGGCAAGACAGTGATGGCGGTCTGTGTGGACATGCAATTTGCTGGCCTCATAGCCGTTTGTGACTCTCTGAAGCCGGAGACCAAGGAGGCACTGGCTGAACTTCGCCGTCAGGGCCTGAAGGTGGTAATGCTCACAGGGGACACAATGCAAACCGCCAGAGCAATAGCAAGCCAGGTTGAAGTGGATGATATCTATGCCGAAGTTCAACCTCAAGATAAAATCCAGAAAGTCAAGGAACTCCAGGATCAGGGCTCCCTGGTTGGCATGGTAGGAGACGGTATAAATGATGCACCAGCTCTGGCTCAGGCGGACGTAGGCGTGGCCATCGGCACGGGTACTGACGTTGCCATGGAAACTGCAGATGTTATTCTGGCCAGCGGCAGTCTGTTGGGTATACCCCGTATTATAGAATTGAGTCGCAAGACTATGAAGACCGTAAGGCAAAATCTTTTCTGGGCCTTCTTTTACAATGTAACGCTTATTCCCATTGCCGCCGGCATTCTTTTCCCCTTTCCTTCGCTTCCTGGATTTCTCAGGCATCTTAACCCCATGCTGGCTGCTTTCGCCATGGCCTTCAGCAGCGTCACCGTGGTAAGCAACAGCCTGAGGCTCTATCGAAGCAAAATACATTGA
- a CDS encoding OFA family MFS transporter, with protein sequence MGFGKYAKGYNQPVDKLPGRAWAVVLAGTTINLCLGCLYAWSVWLKYLTDKSYMLAHGWAGALTAEQASNPKSLCILIFALLMIPGGKIQDKYGPTVAATIGAIFMGLGMVIAGTAHSYAGILWGFGVGGGIAMGVAYAAPVPATGKWVGPHQRGLMLGITVSGYGGAAFYVAPLIKWIIVSYSLSASFVALGIAYLIIIFLAGLVLAWPEPGYEPPKPPESWVAAQAKKSTATVQDWTAGEMAKTWQFYALIALFCLNTQAGLLIIGHAAKFIKPMLASGFILVSAGGLFNALGRIGTGKYSDIIGRDKAYILNAAAAAVCMFALPSIIAGKSLFLAFVACLIAYWVYGGGLALLPSYTLDFFGAKNLGFNYGLVFIGWGLGAFMPKLAGHIRDVTGKYDEAFYIAGGLLIVAIILALVTKRPSKAQA encoded by the coding sequence ATGGGTTTCGGGAAATACGCAAAGGGTTACAATCAACCAGTAGACAAGCTTCCCGGACGAGCGTGGGCCGTCGTCCTCGCTGGAACTACGATCAACCTCTGTCTGGGCTGTCTTTATGCCTGGTCCGTGTGGCTCAAATACCTCACTGACAAGAGCTACATGCTCGCCCATGGCTGGGCTGGCGCTCTCACTGCCGAACAAGCATCAAATCCCAAATCTCTCTGTATCTTGATTTTCGCTCTGCTCATGATCCCCGGTGGCAAAATCCAGGATAAGTATGGCCCCACCGTGGCTGCTACCATTGGCGCCATCTTCATGGGTCTGGGTATGGTCATCGCAGGTACGGCTCATTCCTATGCTGGCATTCTCTGGGGTTTTGGCGTCGGCGGCGGCATCGCCATGGGTGTTGCCTATGCTGCGCCTGTGCCGGCCACTGGTAAATGGGTTGGTCCACATCAGAGAGGCCTCATGTTGGGCATCACCGTTTCAGGTTACGGGGGTGCGGCCTTCTATGTGGCTCCTCTTATCAAATGGATCATCGTCAGCTACTCCCTGTCCGCCTCTTTTGTGGCGCTCGGCATCGCCTACCTGATTATCATCTTTCTGGCAGGTCTGGTGCTTGCCTGGCCGGAGCCTGGATATGAACCGCCCAAGCCGCCCGAGTCATGGGTAGCGGCACAGGCAAAGAAATCAACAGCGACTGTCCAGGACTGGACCGCTGGTGAAATGGCCAAGACCTGGCAGTTCTATGCCCTGATTGCCCTGTTCTGTTTGAACACCCAGGCAGGACTGCTCATCATTGGCCACGCAGCCAAGTTCATCAAGCCCATGTTGGCTTCAGGCTTCATTCTGGTGTCTGCAGGCGGCCTGTTCAACGCCCTTGGCCGTATTGGAACCGGCAAGTACTCAGACATCATTGGCAGGGATAAAGCGTATATCCTTAATGCTGCCGCTGCCGCGGTGTGTATGTTCGCCTTGCCGTCCATTATTGCTGGCAAGTCGCTCTTCCTGGCATTTGTGGCCTGTCTGATTGCCTACTGGGTGTACGGTGGTGGTCTCGCACTGCTGCCCTCCTATACCCTGGACTTCTTTGGCGCCAAGAACCTGGGCTTCAACTATGGTCTGGTGTTCATCGGCTGGGGTCTGGGCGCATTCATGCCGAAACTCGCTGGTCATATCAGGGACGTGACAGGCAAGTATGACGAGGCCTTCTACATTGCCGGTGGTCTGCTTATAGTGGCGATCATTCTGGCACTCGTTACCAAGAGGCCGTCCAAGGCTCAGGCGTAG
- a CDS encoding acetate uptake transporter, protein MAETKLGNPAVVGLGGFGMTTLILQFHNLGWVEIGPVLWLGFLFGGTAQLIAGMLEFKTGNNFGFCAFSGYGAFWISLCFYVVFGTSPEIVKIYPALKLTATGLGTFLLVWTFFTFILFIASLRHHTLLILIFLTLLLGFIGLDLKELAGNKAIGTLAAWDLIVCALLAWYGMAVGVYGEVGIKLPVGGPWIKGSAE, encoded by the coding sequence ATGGCAGAAACGAAACTTGGGAATCCGGCAGTGGTAGGGCTGGGAGGTTTTGGTATGACCACCCTGATCCTGCAATTTCACAACCTCGGCTGGGTCGAGATTGGACCTGTGCTCTGGCTGGGCTTCTTGTTCGGTGGAACGGCCCAGCTGATTGCTGGAATGCTAGAATTTAAGACCGGAAATAATTTTGGCTTTTGCGCGTTCAGCGGATACGGGGCATTCTGGATTTCGCTGTGCTTCTACGTAGTATTCGGCACCAGCCCCGAGATTGTCAAGATCTATCCTGCTTTGAAACTTACGGCTACCGGCCTGGGAACATTTCTGCTGGTGTGGACATTCTTCACTTTCATTCTGTTCATAGCCTCGTTGAGACACCACACCTTGCTGATATTGATTTTCCTTACCCTTCTTCTCGGATTCATCGGTCTCGATTTGAAGGAGCTTGCCGGCAACAAGGCAATTGGAACTCTTGCCGCTTGGGACCTGATCGTCTGTGCACTGCTGGCCTGGTATGGTATGGCTGTAGGTGTTTATGGCGAAGTGGGGATCAAGTTGCCTGTAGGAGGACCCTGGATAAAGGGGAGTGCAGAGTAA
- a CDS encoding amidohydrolase family protein: MIDSHTHIFPPEIRSDRDSYLERDPAFRILYGSPRARLIGAGELIDQMDSSGIDCAVTFGFPWQDVDLMRRHNDYVGEAASRFKGRLLPFVCVNPVLPGAAFEVERCLAAGMKGAGEIACYDRSFGSDLSQYLLPIGSCCQSYDVPLMLHTNEEVGHQYPGKVMMPLKAMYEVVRSLPGTRFILAHWGGGLFFYELLKKEVREVLARVAYDTAASPFLYESAIYAIALRIVGPKRILFGSDYPLISPQRYFIEMEEGGLSESDMKWIKGDAAALWIGGQGAKESLIS; encoded by the coding sequence ATCATTGATAGCCATACACACATCTTCCCTCCTGAGATACGCAGCGATCGAGACTCATACCTCGAGCGAGACCCTGCTTTCAGAATTCTATACGGCAGTCCCAGGGCAAGGCTCATCGGAGCCGGAGAATTGATCGACCAGATGGACAGTTCAGGCATCGACTGTGCTGTGACCTTTGGCTTCCCCTGGCAGGATGTCGACCTCATGAGGCGGCACAATGACTACGTTGGTGAGGCTGCCAGCCGCTTCAAAGGCCGCCTGTTGCCATTTGTCTGTGTAAACCCTGTTCTGCCTGGTGCCGCCTTTGAGGTGGAAAGGTGTCTGGCCGCTGGCATGAAGGGCGCCGGTGAAATTGCCTGTTATGACAGATCATTTGGTTCGGACCTGAGCCAATATCTTCTGCCAATTGGCTCTTGCTGCCAGTCATATGACGTACCCCTCATGCTGCACACCAATGAAGAAGTGGGGCATCAATACCCTGGCAAAGTGATGATGCCGTTGAAGGCCATGTATGAGGTGGTGCGTTCTCTGCCAGGAACGCGTTTCATCCTGGCGCACTGGGGGGGAGGACTTTTTTTCTATGAGCTGCTGAAAAAAGAGGTTCGTGAAGTCTTGGCGAGGGTGGCTTATGATACGGCTGCATCGCCATTCCTTTATGAATCCGCCATTTATGCGATTGCTCTTCGTATCGTGGGCCCAAAACGAATCCTTTTTGGCAGTGATTATCCATTAATCTCCCCGCAAAGATACTTTATTGAAATGGAAGAGGGCGGCCTTTCAGAAAGCGACATGAAATGGATAAAAGGTGATGCAGCCGCCTTGTGGATCGGAGGACAAGGAGCAAAAGAAAGCTTGATCAGCTGA
- a CDS encoding HNH endonuclease has protein sequence MERVLLLNASYEPLRVITWKRAVTLLTLGKVEVLETYEREVRSVTLTLRLPAVVRLLRLVRFRDHTIRFCRQNIYIRDRYRCQYCGRSFAEEELTYDHVVPRSMGGSTAWDNIVTCCLTCNKRKGGRTPRQAGMRLIRTPKRPSWHPILMISLHIKRTPDSWRAYLFWQQGNS, from the coding sequence ATGGAACGAGTGCTTCTACTGAACGCCAGCTACGAGCCACTGCGAGTCATCACCTGGAAACGAGCTGTAACATTGCTCACTCTGGGTAAGGTCGAAGTTCTCGAAACCTATGAAAGGGAAGTAAGATCAGTAACCTTGACGCTACGGCTGCCAGCCGTGGTCCGACTGCTGCGGCTCGTTCGCTTTCGGGATCATACCATACGGTTCTGCCGGCAGAACATCTATATCCGTGACCGCTATCGCTGTCAGTACTGCGGCAGGAGCTTTGCAGAGGAGGAACTGACGTATGATCATGTGGTGCCTCGATCTATGGGAGGCAGTACTGCCTGGGACAACATTGTCACCTGCTGCCTGACATGCAACAAAAGAAAGGGAGGCCGGACTCCCCGACAGGCAGGAATGCGGCTCATTCGTACTCCGAAAAGACCGAGCTGGCACCCGATATTGATGATTAGCCTGCATATTAAAAGGACACCTGACAGCTGGCGTGCCTACCTTTTCTGGCAGCAGGGGAATAGCTGA
- a CDS encoding M28 family peptidase — protein MSDVLYKRGLLPWFEPVTVHNFASWLSWLAMTGSTLMFWLAALIGNSRLLLALFLCVIPTICLVCRDRIWLALGKQLQRATNECLPVASNILAEVRGTSEHSRNTLWLLAHYDSKSQRPSMAVRMTAAVVFLLTAPALLLSILWDIPLLWIGLLLTSASLAALLLNLPEGNASPGALDNGAAVGVLLALAGLFRRHPPRNLTLRFVFTAAEENGLLGAFSLLRQHQRDLQEGAHLLVNLDTIGCSSTLHLFGTARSKLLRIVQDVGRRAGVRLKNGWLPPVLMMDHQVFSAEGLDSLSLSSLCRKTRFIHSRHDHLGLIDIGVLRGICDFFEQLVRELDSKSW, from the coding sequence GTGTCCGACGTGTTGTACAAGCGAGGACTCTTGCCGTGGTTCGAACCTGTGACAGTGCACAACTTTGCATCCTGGCTGTCCTGGCTGGCCATGACCGGCTCAACCCTCATGTTCTGGCTGGCGGCCCTGATAGGGAATTCCCGGCTGCTGCTAGCTCTCTTTCTCTGTGTCATTCCTACCATCTGCCTTGTCTGCAGGGATCGTATCTGGCTGGCACTGGGCAAACAACTGCAGAGAGCAACCAACGAGTGCTTGCCAGTTGCTTCTAATATTCTCGCAGAAGTACGTGGCACATCTGAACACAGCCGCAATACTTTGTGGCTGTTGGCTCACTATGACAGCAAGAGTCAAAGGCCGTCCATGGCGGTGAGGATGACTGCTGCTGTGGTCTTTCTGCTAACTGCACCCGCATTGTTGTTGAGCATCCTCTGGGATATACCTTTGCTGTGGATAGGCCTGCTCCTAACGTCAGCCTCGCTTGCCGCCCTGTTACTCAATCTCCCAGAGGGAAACGCCTCTCCGGGAGCCCTTGATAATGGTGCTGCTGTTGGCGTGCTTCTCGCTTTGGCAGGGCTCTTTCGCCGACATCCACCCCGTAATTTGACTTTGCGTTTCGTGTTTACTGCTGCCGAAGAGAACGGTTTGCTCGGTGCCTTCTCTCTATTACGCCAACACCAAAGAGATCTACAGGAAGGCGCGCATTTGCTGGTAAATCTGGACACCATCGGCTGCAGTTCAACCCTGCATCTGTTTGGCACTGCCAGGAGCAAGCTGCTCCGAATTGTTCAAGATGTTGGCAGACGGGCAGGGGTACGGCTGAAAAATGGCTGGTTGCCTCCTGTTTTGATGATGGATCACCAGGTATTTTCTGCTGAGGGTCTGGATTCTCTGAGCCTGAGTTCCTTGTGCAGGAAAACACGTTTCATTCATAGCAGGCATGATCACCTGGGACTTATTGACATTGGCGTTCTTCGTGGCATTTGTGACTTTTTTGAACAGCTAGTTCGAGAATTGGACAGCAAATCTTGGTAA
- a CDS encoding DUF1178 family protein has translation MIVYDLQCGNGHCFEGWFDNLRSFENQRAAGQIVCPVCDDINVEVVPAAVAVKRATASSSPRERRKKAWLEVCCYVRDNFEDVGHNFAKEALKIHCGVVEKRNIRGVSTESEEAMLKKEGVPFVKIPMPEQSDN, from the coding sequence ATGATTGTCTACGATCTTCAGTGTGGAAATGGTCACTGCTTTGAAGGGTGGTTTGACAATCTTCGCTCTTTTGAGAATCAGCGAGCTGCAGGGCAGATTGTCTGCCCGGTTTGTGATGACATTAATGTGGAAGTAGTGCCTGCGGCTGTTGCGGTGAAAAGAGCGACGGCAAGTTCTTCTCCTCGTGAAAGAAGGAAGAAGGCATGGCTTGAAGTGTGCTGCTATGTGCGAGACAACTTCGAGGACGTGGGACATAATTTTGCCAAAGAAGCCCTGAAGATTCACTGCGGTGTCGTGGAAAAACGGAATATCAGAGGGGTGAGTACTGAGAGTGAAGAAGCCATGCTAAAAAAAGAAGGGGTGCCCTTTGTCAAAATACCCATGCCCGAGCAGTCCGACAACTGA